A genomic stretch from Desulfolutivibrio sulfodismutans DSM 3696 includes:
- a CDS encoding helix-turn-helix domain-containing protein: protein MSALAKAREAHVDSTGYAPDWIEALAAACDASTGRAVAKRLGVSPAAVCRVLANAYGDTGKMERRVREILMATAVACPVLGDIDAAVCREHQERPYTPINPTYVRLFRACRTCPHRLEADHDQGRQVCGA, encoded by the coding sequence GTGAGCGCCCTGGCCAAGGCCCGCGAGGCCCACGTTGATTCGACTGGTTACGCGCCGGACTGGATCGAGGCCCTGGCGGCGGCCTGCGACGCCTCCACGGGCCGGGCCGTGGCCAAGCGGCTCGGGGTGTCGCCTGCGGCGGTGTGCCGGGTGCTGGCCAACGCCTACGGCGACACGGGCAAGATGGAACGCCGGGTGCGCGAGATCCTCATGGCCACGGCCGTGGCCTGCCCGGTGCTGGGCGATATCGACGCGGCCGTGTGCCGGGAGCACCAGGAACGTCCGTACACCCCCATAAACCCCACCTACGTGCGGCTTTTCCGGGCCTGTCGGACCTGTCCGCACCGTCTGGAGGCAGATCATGACCAGGGCCGTCAGGTGTGTGGAGCGTGA